The following nucleotide sequence is from Blastocatellia bacterium.
ACCCGTGGCGTCCCTCCAGGCGGCTTAGCCATAGAGACGACCACGATGTTGTCTGGATTCGTCGGGTTGATCGCCACCGAGGCTTCCACAGCGCCACTGAGATCGGTCAATCTGACAACACGCGGGCGTGAAGTCGTTAGCTCGCTCCCCAACACCAACACACAAGCCAGCAAAACGGTGATGCCGTTATTCATGTCTCAATCACTCCTTGGACGGCATTCAGCCAGGGAATGCGTCGTCGTAGATGTGGATAGATGTATGGTGACCGCTGTTGCATCTGTATTGATCCCAATCGAACTGGTTACGAAGGCACACTAAGCTACTGTTGATGGCCGGCTAGTGTCAATGCAGGGTTGTAGTAGGTTCTAGGCTTTGACGTTTTTTCGGAGGGAATCACCCTTATGCTCCGCGCGCCACGAAGCATGAAAGCGGTTATTTTCAGAGTAGTGAGGAGTCGGCCACAGATTGCACCGATTGTCACTGAGAGAACTATCGGTGTGAGCCTGTAAAATCTGTGGCTATTTTCAAAGGAGGAGCATGCGTTTTGGAGTGCGGCGGCAAGCCCGCAGGCGCGACGCCGCTTTGGCCTGCTGCGGAGTGTCGGGACAGAAAGCGCCGTCGCCGCTTCGCTCTGCCGGCGCACTCCAAGATGAAGTCAGGAATCGCCCATGAACTTACGTTCGCCACGAAGCATGAAAATGGTTATTCTCAGAGAAATCAGGAGAACGCCGGACTTGTTCGGCCCTAGCCCAAAGCTTGCGGCTGCTGAGTGTCTTGACGTCCGTTCCGGCGCAATCAGCCAGCGAGGCGTTGTCGGTTTATCGTTTGACCGAGCCGTAGAGTTCAACGTTGTTGGCAACAAGCCTGAATTGACAGCCAAGGAACTCAGTAGCCGTGCGACACATGATGAGTCGCTGAGTGAAAATCTCAAAAAACTCCATCACACTGGCAATGGAGGTATCAACATCAATCTCCAGCGTGATTACTTTCTGCGTCGAATCAACATTGAGGGCGCTGCGCGTGGCGGCATAATTGACTCGATCATGAATATCCCACTGAGTCGGGTCCATCACGCGCACACGTGAGCGATGCAGGTCTGTCTTATCGGCAAGAATCACTGCTGCGCTGACTACGCTGACAGGCCCGCCATCCAACTCATCGTGATGACCAATGGCTGACAGGACGATGGCTAATTCCTTTGGACTGATCCCCAAATCGGTGAGTATTTGCATGGCCATGAGCGCACTGGAATGGGCATGATCCGTTCGATTGATGACATTGCCAACGTCATGAAAAAATCCGGCCAGGGCTGCCAGCTCAGGCAGCCGATCATTGAATCCCAATTCGCGTAGAATCTGACGCGCGACTTTACCGACGCGTTTGGCGTGACGCAAGCCGTGTTCTGTATAGCCGATAACTTCCATGACTGCATCGGCCGCTTCCACATACACGACGCCACGACGATCGGCTATCACGTCTTCCATCGTGACCGGCTTGAACATCAACTCGTCCAGCACAGCCACTTCATTCGCCTCATTTTCCTTCACTCTCATCGTGTTTC
It contains:
- a CDS encoding HD domain-containing protein; the encoded protein is MRVKENEANEVAVLDELMFKPVTMEDVIADRRGVVYVEAADAVMEVIGYTEHGLRHAKRVGKVARQILRELGFNDRLPELAALAGFFHDVGNVINRTDHAHSSALMAMQILTDLGISPKELAIVLSAIGHHDELDGGPVSVVSAAVILADKTDLHRSRVRVMDPTQWDIHDRVNYAATRSALNVDSTQKVITLEIDVDTSIASVMEFFEIFTQRLIMCRTATEFLGCQFRLVANNVELYGSVKR